In Actinoplanes derwentensis, the following proteins share a genomic window:
- the aztB gene encoding zinc ABC transporter permease AztB: MTTLAEPFTVSFVLRALLGGVLLAAVCALTGVWVIARGMTFLGEAMSHGMLPGVAIASIVGGNLVIGAAVSAFAMAAGVNALRDSREFGRDTSIGLFFVGMLSVGVIVVSHSRSFATDLTAFLFGDVLAIRTGDLLLLAGAGVLVAVIAAVFHRPFLALTFDPRKARTLGLRPDLANLVMMALLTITMAVAFSVVGTLLAFGMLIAPSAAAMLVTRRLPAVMLTSFLIGSAATVLGLWISWFAATAAGATIAATAVGIFFVILGARRLTTASPRATSLPRKGNQ; encoded by the coding sequence ATGACGACCCTTGCCGAGCCGTTCACCGTCTCCTTCGTCCTGCGCGCCCTGCTCGGCGGCGTCCTGCTGGCCGCCGTCTGCGCCCTCACCGGGGTCTGGGTGATCGCCCGCGGGATGACCTTCCTCGGCGAGGCGATGAGCCACGGCATGCTGCCCGGCGTCGCGATCGCGTCGATCGTCGGCGGCAACCTGGTGATCGGCGCCGCGGTCAGCGCGTTCGCGATGGCCGCCGGAGTCAACGCGCTCCGCGACAGCCGCGAATTCGGCCGCGACACCAGCATCGGACTGTTCTTCGTCGGCATGCTCTCGGTCGGGGTCATCGTCGTCTCGCACTCCCGGTCGTTCGCGACCGACCTGACCGCGTTCCTGTTCGGCGATGTCCTCGCCATCCGCACCGGCGACCTGCTGCTCCTGGCCGGAGCCGGGGTGCTGGTGGCGGTGATCGCGGCGGTGTTCCACCGGCCGTTCCTGGCGCTGACCTTCGACCCGCGCAAGGCCCGCACCCTCGGCCTGCGCCCGGACCTCGCCAACCTGGTGATGATGGCCCTGCTCACGATCACGATGGCGGTCGCGTTCAGTGTCGTCGGCACGCTGCTCGCCTTCGGCATGCTGATCGCCCCGTCGGCGGCGGCGATGCTGGTGACCCGGCGACTGCCCGCGGTGATGCTGACCAGCTTCCTGATCGGCTCCGCCGCCACCGTGCTCGGCCTGTGGATCTCCTGGTTCGCGGCGACCGCCGCCGGCGCCACCATCGCCGCCACCGCGGTCGGCATCTTCTTCGTGATTCTCGGCGCCCGGCGCCTCACCACAGCGTCACCCCGCGCGACATCGCTGCCCCGGAAAGGAAACCAGTGA
- a CDS encoding WD40 repeat domain-containing protein, which produces MIRNSLISVAALSLALTLSACGPPGEQAADQPHGYVEGAAEAAEAQPAMAYAARGGRQLHLLDLATEQEKPVGLAIGAADLSEDGRFVYVTDGDRTVEIVDSGVWTVDHTDHVHYYRAPARTLGTIVLDQPVAAVAGAGAYTTVGTTDGRIRVYDRRQLEQGRIAEVATIDSGSATGLAVPYGEGLLVAVGDDRNQPADRIVVMSPDGRETGALQAPCEAPAGWVVLRGGAMITCIDSLVRVKQVDGKLTAQVLASTDGPIPANAFGFRPRSNEAAVADRTGIWSVNAAKATLRHVPADGRDLVAAASPADGRTVLALDHDGALISYDLATGATIAETPLRASALTLDVSRAYLTEPAARVIHEIDYADGLRTARTLRTAEQPDLAVEVGR; this is translated from the coding sequence GTGATCAGAAACAGTCTCATCAGTGTGGCCGCCCTGAGCCTTGCGCTCACCCTGTCCGCCTGTGGACCACCAGGAGAACAGGCCGCGGACCAGCCGCACGGCTACGTCGAAGGAGCGGCGGAGGCGGCCGAGGCGCAGCCGGCGATGGCCTACGCGGCCCGGGGCGGACGGCAGCTGCACCTGCTCGACCTCGCCACCGAACAGGAGAAACCGGTCGGTCTCGCGATCGGGGCCGCCGACCTGAGCGAGGACGGGCGGTTCGTCTACGTCACCGACGGCGACCGGACGGTGGAGATCGTCGACTCCGGGGTGTGGACCGTGGATCACACCGATCACGTGCACTACTACCGGGCACCGGCCAGGACGCTCGGCACGATCGTGCTCGATCAGCCGGTGGCGGCGGTCGCCGGGGCCGGGGCGTACACCACGGTCGGCACCACCGACGGGCGGATCCGGGTCTACGACCGGCGGCAGTTGGAGCAGGGCCGGATCGCCGAGGTGGCGACGATCGACTCCGGGAGTGCCACCGGGCTTGCCGTGCCGTACGGCGAAGGGTTGCTGGTCGCCGTCGGCGATGATCGAAATCAGCCGGCCGACCGCATTGTGGTGATGAGTCCGGACGGCCGCGAGACGGGCGCCCTGCAGGCACCGTGCGAGGCGCCGGCCGGGTGGGTGGTCCTGCGCGGTGGGGCGATGATCACATGCATTGATTCGCTGGTACGTGTCAAGCAGGTCGACGGGAAGCTCACCGCCCAGGTGCTCGCCTCCACCGACGGTCCGATCCCGGCGAACGCGTTCGGCTTCCGGCCCCGCAGCAACGAGGCGGCCGTGGCCGATCGCACCGGCATCTGGTCGGTGAACGCGGCCAAGGCCACCCTGCGCCACGTGCCCGCGGACGGCCGGGACCTGGTCGCCGCCGCCTCACCGGCCGACGGCCGGACCGTGCTCGCCCTCGACCATGACGGTGCGCTGATCAGTTACGACCTGGCGACCGGAGCGACGATCGCGGAGACGCCGCTGCGCGCTTCGGCGTTGACGCTGGACGTCAGCCGCGCCTACCTGACGGAACCGGCGGCGCGTGTCATCCACGAGATCGACTACGCCGACGGGCTGCGCACCGCCCGCACCCTGCGCACCGCCGAGCAGCCGGACCTGGCCGTGGAGGTGGGCCGATGA
- the aztC gene encoding zinc ABC transporter substrate-binding protein AztC, producing MRRLLASIGTASVLLGGVTACTGDDEARIVVTTNILGDVVRQIAGEQVTVLMKPNADPHSFAISAREAHTMRTADLIVYNGLGLEEGVLQHVEAAVAEGVPAVEVGARVEPLEYRDGDAAGLPDPHFWTDPVRMVTAVDLLTEQIVTHVDGVRESAVRERAAAYQRRLQELDADLAARFGQLPAQRRVLVTNHHVFGYLAARYDFAVVGAILPSGTTLASPSASDLASLVSAIETHRVPAVFADTAQPARLAEVLAAEAGLTVRVVGLYSESLSDVDGAAASYLAMMRFNADAILGGLSA from the coding sequence ATGAGACGGCTGCTGGCATCGATCGGAACCGCTTCCGTCCTGCTGGGCGGCGTCACCGCCTGCACCGGTGACGACGAGGCGCGCATCGTGGTGACCACGAACATCCTCGGTGACGTGGTCCGGCAGATCGCGGGGGAGCAGGTGACGGTGCTGATGAAGCCGAACGCCGACCCGCACTCGTTCGCGATCTCGGCCCGGGAGGCGCACACCATGCGGACCGCCGATCTGATCGTCTACAACGGGCTGGGCCTCGAGGAAGGGGTGCTGCAGCACGTGGAGGCGGCTGTCGCGGAGGGGGTGCCGGCCGTCGAGGTGGGTGCCCGGGTGGAGCCGCTGGAGTATCGGGACGGGGACGCGGCCGGGCTGCCCGACCCGCATTTCTGGACCGATCCGGTCCGGATGGTGACCGCGGTCGACCTGCTCACCGAACAGATCGTCACGCACGTCGACGGCGTGCGGGAGAGCGCCGTGCGGGAGCGTGCGGCGGCGTACCAGCGGCGATTGCAGGAATTGGACGCGGACCTGGCAGCGCGCTTCGGGCAGCTCCCGGCGCAACGTCGCGTGCTCGTCACCAACCATCACGTCTTCGGCTATCTGGCCGCCCGCTACGACTTCGCCGTGGTCGGCGCGATCCTGCCGAGCGGCACCACCCTGGCCTCACCGAGCGCCTCCGACCTGGCGTCGCTGGTGTCCGCGATCGAGACGCACCGGGTTCCGGCGGTCTTCGCCGACACGGCGCAACCGGCCCGGCTGGCCGAGGTCCTCGCGGCCGAGGCGGGGCTGACGGTGCGGGTGGTCGGCCTCTACTCCGAGTCGCTGAGCGATGTGGACGGTGCGGCGGCGAGTTACCTGGCCATGATGCGGTTCAACGCCGACGCGATCCTCGGCGGACTGTCCGCCTGA
- the aztD gene encoding zinc metallochaperone AztD — protein MYRRGIAVVAAASLALAACGNETTAPTAAAAPDVERPVAITYDGGVLVLDGETLTVAHNLPLAGFNRVNPAGDDSHVFVSTESGFQVLDAAGGEMTDITWPGAKPGHVVRHGAKTILFTDGTGEVVSFDPKDLAGGKPQGRRYKTAQAHHGVAVELADGTMIVTVGTEESRTGAVALDGSGKQIARNEDCPGVHGEAVAKGEVVALGCNDGVLLFKNGAFVKVDSGREYSRIGNQAGSDVSPILLGDFKIDPDAEMEAPENFSLIDTTTDKITVVPMPKGVSYTFRSLNRGPKGEALILGTDGKLHVIDPVTAKITSSWPVVSPWTEPVDWQQPRPALFVRGDDAYITEPATKKVHQLDLTSGKVVISTTLDAIPNEISGAVASAS, from the coding sequence ATGTACCGACGTGGGATCGCGGTTGTCGCCGCCGCCTCGCTGGCCCTGGCCGCCTGCGGCAACGAGACGACCGCCCCGACGGCCGCGGCCGCCCCGGACGTCGAACGGCCGGTCGCGATCACGTACGACGGCGGCGTCCTCGTCCTCGACGGCGAGACCCTGACGGTGGCGCACAACCTGCCACTGGCCGGGTTCAACCGGGTCAACCCGGCCGGCGACGACAGTCACGTCTTCGTCTCCACCGAGTCCGGTTTCCAGGTGCTCGACGCGGCCGGCGGCGAGATGACCGACATCACCTGGCCCGGCGCCAAGCCCGGCCACGTGGTCCGGCACGGCGCCAAGACCATCCTGTTCACCGACGGCACCGGCGAGGTCGTCAGCTTCGACCCGAAGGACCTGGCCGGCGGTAAGCCGCAGGGGCGCCGGTACAAGACCGCCCAGGCGCACCACGGTGTCGCCGTGGAACTGGCCGACGGCACCATGATCGTCACGGTCGGCACCGAGGAGTCCCGCACCGGCGCGGTCGCCCTCGACGGCTCCGGCAAACAGATCGCCCGCAACGAGGACTGCCCCGGCGTGCACGGCGAGGCGGTGGCCAAGGGCGAGGTGGTCGCGCTCGGCTGCAACGACGGGGTGCTGCTGTTCAAGAACGGCGCGTTCGTCAAGGTCGACAGCGGCCGTGAGTACAGCCGGATCGGCAACCAGGCCGGCAGCGACGTGTCCCCGATCCTGCTCGGCGACTTCAAGATCGACCCGGACGCGGAGATGGAGGCCCCGGAGAACTTCTCCCTCATCGACACCACCACTGACAAGATCACCGTGGTGCCGATGCCGAAGGGTGTCAGCTACACGTTCCGCTCGCTCAACCGAGGCCCGAAGGGCGAGGCCCTGATTCTCGGTACGGACGGCAAACTGCACGTCATCGACCCGGTCACCGCGAAGATCACCAGTTCGTGGCCGGTCGTCAGCCCCTGGACCGAGCCGGTCGACTGGCAGCAGCCCCGCCCGGCCCTGTTCGTCCGCGGCGACGACGCCTACATCACCGAACCGGCCACCAAGAAGGTGCACCAGCTCGACCTGACCAGCGGCAAGGTGGTCATCTCCACCACCCTGGACGCGATTCCCAACGAGATCAGCGGTGCCGTTGCGTCTGCTTCTTGA
- a CDS encoding diguanylate cyclase domain-containing protein, giving the protein MAVAGHRGTPVAAQAVVQRIRSAMAVPIDLGSTVVQPAASIGVALTEPGDESVDDLVHRADVAMYDVKKQTQRHR; this is encoded by the coding sequence GTGGCGGTCGCGGGGCACCGCGGGACTCCGGTTGCTGCCCAGGCCGTGGTCCAGCGCATCCGATCGGCGATGGCCGTCCCGATCGACCTGGGCAGCACGGTGGTTCAGCCCGCCGCCAGCATCGGCGTGGCCCTCACCGAACCCGGCGACGAATCCGTCGACGACCTCGTACACCGAGCCGACGTGGCGATGTACGACGTCAAGAAGCAGACGCAACGGCACCGCTGA
- a CDS encoding NAD(P)/FAD-dependent oxidoreductase — protein sequence MMDVVVVGAGIAGLSCARALTEAGARVRVLERGRVAGGRLASKRYHGRYADIGAAYLVADDPGFAAQVTSWESRGLIRPWTDTLRVHPGGDTSGPMRWAAPGGLRSLAEDLATGLDVRLSSPVDAIPTGADAVVLAMPGPQALRLAPPPRIAAAAQAQTWHPVIAAVLTYPVREWPDFHGMFVNDHPVLATICDDGDRRGDGAPVLVAHSTAGLASRHLDDPVSAGPDLARAVADVLGISPQPSVEIHRWTFAQPEPGTGDYAVDGDVWLCGDAFGRPRVQTAWLSGRAVARDLL from the coding sequence ATCATGGATGTCGTGGTGGTGGGCGCCGGGATCGCCGGACTTTCCTGCGCGCGGGCGCTGACCGAGGCCGGCGCCCGGGTCCGGGTCCTCGAACGCGGCCGGGTGGCCGGCGGCCGGCTGGCCAGCAAGCGCTACCACGGCCGCTATGCCGACATCGGCGCAGCGTATCTGGTCGCCGACGACCCCGGCTTCGCCGCGCAGGTCACGTCCTGGGAGTCCCGGGGCCTGATCCGGCCGTGGACCGACACGCTGCGTGTCCACCCCGGCGGCGACACCAGCGGCCCGATGCGGTGGGCGGCGCCCGGCGGTCTGCGTTCCCTCGCCGAAGACCTCGCCACCGGATTGGACGTACGGCTGTCGAGCCCCGTCGACGCAATCCCGACCGGCGCCGACGCCGTGGTGCTCGCGATGCCCGGCCCACAGGCGCTCCGGCTGGCCCCGCCGCCGCGGATCGCCGCCGCCGCGCAAGCCCAGACCTGGCATCCGGTGATCGCCGCCGTCCTCACCTACCCGGTCCGGGAGTGGCCGGACTTCCACGGCATGTTCGTCAACGACCACCCGGTCCTCGCCACGATCTGTGACGACGGCGATCGCCGTGGCGACGGTGCCCCGGTCCTGGTGGCGCATTCGACGGCCGGGCTGGCGTCACGCCATCTGGACGATCCGGTCTCCGCCGGTCCGGACCTGGCTCGCGCCGTAGCGGACGTGCTGGGCATCTCTCCCCAGCCTTCCGTGGAGATCCACCGGTGGACCTTTGCCCAGCCCGAACCCGGGACCGGGGACTACGCTGTGGACGGTGACGTCTGGCTCTGCGGCGACGCCTTCGGCCGTCCCCGCGTTCAGACGGCCTGGCTCTCCGGCCGTGCGGTGGCCCGCGACCTGCTCTGA
- a CDS encoding MerR family transcriptional regulator, with protein MRVGELARRTGTTVRALRYYEQSGLVVPRRLGNGYRDYDPIAERQVAQIRELMALGLTVEETRPFVESLANDDDVCAAAVATFRSTVTHLQSRIGELTAQREALDARIDTVAQQVVTGPPATRGKVADLIGRRLPELRFYGTDGRPISLHDLGPGRSVVFVYPLTGRPGVDLPRGLLDIPGARGDGQGNWLRDHHAEILAAGAARVYGLSAQSTGYQRELVHRLRLPYPLIPDPKLTLAAATGLPTRTTGDLTVYERLTLVVTDDLVEHVFHPIPDPASHALDVMRWLTQSRSRATARPESQAV; from the coding sequence ATGCGTGTGGGGGAACTGGCGAGACGGACCGGCACCACGGTCCGGGCGTTGCGGTATTACGAGCAGAGCGGGCTGGTCGTGCCGCGCCGTCTGGGTAACGGGTACCGCGACTACGATCCGATCGCCGAGCGGCAGGTCGCCCAGATCCGCGAGCTGATGGCCTTGGGGCTGACCGTCGAGGAGACCCGGCCGTTCGTGGAGTCGCTGGCCAACGACGATGACGTGTGCGCGGCGGCGGTGGCCACGTTCCGCAGCACGGTCACCCACCTGCAGAGCCGGATCGGGGAGTTGACCGCCCAGCGGGAGGCCCTGGACGCCCGGATCGACACGGTCGCCCAGCAGGTCGTCACCGGACCGCCCGCGACTCGGGGCAAGGTGGCGGACCTGATCGGCCGCAGACTGCCCGAGCTGCGGTTCTACGGTACCGACGGGCGGCCGATCAGCCTGCACGATCTGGGGCCGGGCCGCAGTGTCGTCTTCGTCTACCCGCTGACCGGGCGGCCCGGTGTGGACCTGCCGCGCGGTCTGCTGGACATCCCCGGAGCCCGCGGTGACGGGCAGGGCAACTGGTTGCGCGACCATCACGCGGAGATCCTGGCCGCCGGGGCCGCCCGGGTGTACGGCCTGTCCGCGCAGTCCACCGGCTATCAGCGGGAGCTGGTGCATCGGCTGCGGCTGCCGTACCCGCTGATCCCGGATCCGAAGTTGACCCTGGCCGCCGCGACCGGACTGCCGACCCGGACCACCGGGGATCTGACCGTCTACGAGCGCCTGACCCTGGTCGTCACCGACGACCTGGTGGAACACGTCTTCCATCCGATTCCGGATCCCGCGTCGCACGCTCTCGACGTGATGCGGTGGCTGACTCAGAGCAGGTCGCGGGCCACCGCACGGCCGGAGAGCCAGGCCGTCTGA